In Mammaliicoccus sp. Marseille-Q6498, the genomic stretch AAAAGAGCAGTCATAACTGATTATTTTATTCTAATGAGATTAAAAACAATGGGTAAATTAGCAATGCTTATGTTAAAAGATTTAGAAACTGCTGTTAATAATAAAGATATTTTATTAATAAAAGAAATTATTGAAAGAGATAAAGATATCGATGATTTATATAAAGAAATAAATAATACATCTTATTTAATAGATAATGATCCGTTCATTTCGGGGCAGGCTCACCTTGCAGCACGCTATTTAGAAAGAATCGGAGACCACATTACAAATATCAGTGAAAGTTGTTATTATTACATTACAGGTAAACACTATGAACCTCTTGGAAAATAGTACTGGAATTATATAACCATAGATGGTATTATAATAAGGTCGTATATTAATTGAAATAAGAATAGGAGGGTTCATCATGCGCGTAAATGTAACTTTAGCATGTACTGATTGTGGTGAAAGAAACTACATCTCTAAAAAGAATAAACGTAATAACCCAGAGCGAATCGAAATGAAAAAATATTGTGCTCGTGACGGTAAACACACTCTTCATAGAGAAACAAAATAATAAAACGAATAAAAACACATTGCTGATTTCAGCAATGTGTTTTTTATTTTATTTTAAACGCTTTATATTATAAAATTAGAGGTGCTTCAACTACCGTTGTGAGTAAGTGTTATGTTATTATTATAAGTGACAATGTTATAGTAGATTAAGTATTGGAGAGTGAAATCATCATGACGAATAAAAGAATATTGAGAAGCGAAATTCTCCAAGAAATGAAATCACAATCAATAACTCAAAAGGCAAAAAATGATAACAGTTTGTACGAACAATTATACGCACATCCTTATTATCAATCAGCAAATTCAGTTGCATTAGTATTGAGTATGGATCACGAAGTTGATACAGGACCCATTATAGAGAAACTTTTGAGTGACAATAAAAAAATATATGTTCCATCAACTAACTATAAGAAGAAAGAAATGCACTTTCAAAGATTGTTAGATTTGGAATCCATTTCGATTGATGAAAAAGGGATTCAATATATTAACAAACAAACGGAAAAGAGTAATGAAATTGATTTAGTCATTGTACCTGGTGTCGCTTTTAGAGAAGATGGATTTAGAATTGGCTATGGTGGTGGATATTTTGATAAATATTTATCAACTTATGAAGGTAATACGTTAAGTTTAGTATATCCATTTCAGTTAAGACAATTCACACCTGAAGAACACGACATACCTGTGCAAGAAATTTTATTATCAAAAGAAATAAATGGAGAAAATAAATGAATAAATTAAATCAAATGTGGAAATCAATATATTATTTAGTATATACGGACGGTTATACAATTTTATCAATTGATGATGAAAATGATGAAGTATGGTTAACGCATGAATCTAAAAAAATAGTGAAAAGGTTTATACATAAAACACCAACACATCAAGAAGTGGACTTTGATTTTGAAAAAACAACAGATCATTTAGGTGAATTAATAGAATCAGTTGGTTTTAGTTTTGAACAATTTGATATATA encodes the following:
- the phoU gene encoding phosphate signaling complex protein PhoU; the encoded protein is MVIREKYEGELNALIQDLFKLGKEVYNMIEQSVSVLSDEDKKNARELIAYDRKINQMEHDINEKVVMLITKQQPMATDLRVMISALKIASELERMADNSTNIAQIRKRAVITDYFILMRLKTMGKLAMLMLKDLETAVNNKDILLIKEIIERDKDIDDLYKEINNTSYLIDNDPFISGQAHLAARYLERIGDHITNISESCYYYITGKHYEPLGK
- a CDS encoding 5-formyltetrahydrofolate cyclo-ligase, which codes for MTNKRILRSEILQEMKSQSITQKAKNDNSLYEQLYAHPYYQSANSVALVLSMDHEVDTGPIIEKLLSDNKKIYVPSTNYKKKEMHFQRLLDLESISIDEKGIQYINKQTEKSNEIDLVIVPGVAFREDGFRIGYGGGYFDKYLSTYEGNTLSLVYPFQLRQFTPEEHDIPVQEILLSKEINGENK
- the rpmG gene encoding 50S ribosomal protein L33 translates to MRVNVTLACTDCGERNYISKKNKRNNPERIEMKKYCARDGKHTLHRETK